The Brachyspira hyodysenteriae ATCC 27164 genome includes a window with the following:
- a CDS encoding SIR2 family NAD-dependent protein deacylase, protein MNEKLNDIKSTEKLKSAIEKSDYILIGAGAGLSSSAGFLYDGKRFDDNFKEYKEKYGLTDMYSAGFYNYPSLEEFWGYFSLFVYINRYDLKADETHLNLLNIVKNKNYFVITTNVDGRFEEANFDKERLFKVQGDYSLFQCSVPCKQETFYNEKYIREMVKSRKNMKIPSELIPKCPHCGANMSMNLRSDNTFVQDENWYKAKDKYKSFLNNSQNKNILFLELGVGFNTPGIIKYSFWEMALKNKNSIYASINLNNCLAISGLENRSICIDDDISKVLKYIKS, encoded by the coding sequence ATGAATGAAAAACTAAATGATATTAAATCAACAGAAAAGTTAAAATCAGCTATAGAAAAATCAGATTATATATTAATAGGAGCTGGTGCAGGACTTTCATCTTCTGCCGGATTTCTGTATGATGGAAAAAGATTTGATGATAACTTCAAAGAATACAAAGAAAAATATGGCTTAACAGATATGTACAGTGCCGGATTCTATAACTACCCTAGCTTAGAAGAATTTTGGGGATATTTCTCTCTATTTGTTTATATTAACAGATATGATTTAAAAGCAGATGAAACACATTTAAACCTTTTAAACATAGTAAAAAATAAAAATTATTTTGTCATTACAACAAATGTTGATGGAAGATTTGAAGAAGCTAATTTTGATAAAGAAAGACTATTTAAAGTTCAAGGAGATTATTCTCTTTTTCAATGCTCTGTACCATGCAAACAGGAAACTTTTTACAATGAAAAATATATCAGAGAAATGGTTAAATCTAGAAAAAACATGAAAATACCTTCAGAACTTATACCTAAATGTCCTCATTGCGGTGCTAATATGTCGATGAATTTAAGAAGCGATAATACATTCGTTCAAGATGAAAATTGGTATAAAGCCAAAGATAAATATAAATCTTTTTTGAATAATTCCCAAAACAAAAATATATTATTTTTAGAATTGGGTGTAGGATTTAATACTCCGGGTATCATAAAATATTCTTTTTGGGAAATGGCATTAAAAAATAAAAATTCAATTTATGCCTCTATTAATTTAAATAACTGTTTAGCTATATCTGGTTTGGAAAATCGTTCTATATGTATAGATGATGATATATCTAAAGTTTTAAAATATATAAAAAGTTAA
- a CDS encoding protein-ADP-ribose hydrolase, whose translation MNKLLFLIDFLMKEGNYKYDENLNNAIKEKNEAVLHNYFRYLMNIRSPNSISEEYLNIEDEYLQELLKNKTITNIDDIKPMNNNLCIWQGDITTLKIDAIVNAANSAMLGCFMPLHKCIDNAIHSASGTRLRLYCNEIMKGNFEKTGNCIITPAFNLPSKYILHTVGPIIQNEVSKKDEELLSKCYKSCLETAKNNNIKSIAFCCISTGEFRFPNELAAYIAVKAVNNFLNNTKYDIKIVFNVFKDLDYKLYNNILN comes from the coding sequence ATGAATAAACTATTATTCTTAATAGATTTTTTAATGAAAGAAGGTAATTACAAATATGATGAAAATTTGAATAATGCCATAAAAGAAAAGAATGAAGCAGTATTGCATAATTATTTCAGATATTTAATGAATATAAGAAGTCCAAACAGTATAAGCGAAGAATATTTAAATATAGAAGATGAATATTTACAAGAACTACTGAAAAATAAAACAATAACAAATATAGATGATATAAAACCAATGAATAATAATTTATGTATATGGCAGGGAGATATAACAACTTTAAAAATAGATGCAATAGTAAATGCTGCTAATTCTGCTATGCTTGGATGTTTTATGCCACTTCATAAATGTATAGATAATGCAATACATAGTGCATCAGGAACTAGATTAAGACTTTACTGCAATGAAATTATGAAAGGAAATTTTGAAAAAACCGGAAACTGCATAATAACACCTGCATTTAATTTGCCTAGTAAATACATTTTACATACAGTAGGTCCAATAATACAAAATGAAGTTTCAAAAAAAGATGAAGAGCTTTTATCTAAATGTTATAAATCATGTTTGGAAACAGCTAAAAATAATAATATAAAAAGTATTGCATTTTGCTGCATATCTACAGGAGAGTTTAGATTTCCAAATGAATTAGCTGCCTATATAGCAGTTAAAGCCGTAAACAACTTTTTAAATAATACTAAATATGATATCAAAATTGTATTCAATGTATTTAAAGATTTAGATTACAAACTTTATAATAATATTTTAAATTAA
- a CDS encoding Rrf2 family transcriptional regulator — protein MKISSRFTIAIHTLLCILKFKDEKMTSSLISDSVNVNPVIIRNILIQLQKADIITVKRGTGGISLNRKIENINLLDIFNAVESLDNNKLFSFHENPNKKCPVGSRINDILQPKLDDVQNAMEKELKKTTLKDIYEKLKN, from the coding sequence ATGAAAATTAGTTCGAGATTTACAATAGCAATTCACACATTACTTTGCATATTAAAATTTAAAGATGAGAAAATGACATCAAGTCTTATATCGGATAGTGTCAATGTTAATCCTGTAATAATAAGAAATATTTTAATACAGCTTCAAAAGGCAGATATTATTACTGTTAAAAGAGGAACAGGAGGAATTTCTTTAAATAGAAAAATAGAAAATATAAATTTACTTGATATATTCAATGCAGTAGAAAGTTTAGATAATAATAAACTTTTCAGCTTTCATGAAAATCCGAATAAAAAATGTCCTGTTGGAAGCAGGATTAATGATATACTTCAGCCTAAACTAGATGATGTGCAGAATGCTATGGAAAAAGAGCTTAAAAAAACTACATTAAAAGATATTTATGAAAAATTAAAAAATTAA
- a CDS encoding AbgT family transporter has protein sequence MKKEEIKLENTTNKFEHFLKAVEFLGNKLPDITILFLIAFFIMVILSWILSHFTFNYFHPTTGEQIKIINMLAPNELAKFITKMISNFVSFPPLGITLVGTLGIGVANGSGFIRMIIIKISSVIPEKAVTPAVMFISILSHISSDSAYVILMPVAAMMFFSFGKHPLAGIAASFAGLAGGHSASYTPSIIDPIMQGFTQNAARMIDPTYTVNVLCNYFLSFSSTFAVILVGWFVTDRIVEPFLWRTMPIDKDAVVENTDISLVSKKENKAFNIAILVLISMIIILIALLVPKNSLLRAPDGQLTTPDAPIMQAIVPVIFLFLVIPGFVYGKLTNKFKTSRDFSGAMADSIKNLASFLTFAFFCSQFLYMFGTSNVGTLMAISGAEFLKSLNMPPQVTIAGIILLTGVLDILISSASSKWAIMAPVLVPMLMAVGISPELTQASYRVSDSAMNIVTPMFSFYPLIISYCQKYCKKTGVGTLSSMMIPYSIGIFIALLIMLYGFWALNIPIGFNSGYVYPPVH, from the coding sequence ATGAAGAAAGAAGAGATTAAATTAGAAAATACTACTAACAAATTTGAACATTTTCTAAAAGCAGTTGAATTTTTAGGTAATAAACTTCCTGATATAACTATTTTGTTTCTTATAGCTTTTTTTATAATGGTTATACTTTCATGGATATTATCACATTTTACATTTAATTATTTTCATCCTACAACAGGAGAACAAATAAAAATTATAAATATGCTTGCTCCTAATGAATTAGCAAAATTTATAACAAAAATGATAAGCAATTTTGTGAGCTTCCCTCCTCTTGGAATAACACTTGTTGGAACATTGGGTATAGGTGTAGCCAATGGCAGCGGATTTATTAGAATGATTATAATTAAAATATCAAGTGTTATACCGGAAAAAGCTGTAACTCCTGCTGTTATGTTTATATCTATATTAAGCCATATAAGTTCAGATTCTGCTTATGTTATATTAATGCCGGTAGCTGCTATGATGTTTTTTTCTTTTGGAAAGCATCCATTAGCAGGAATTGCTGCTTCATTTGCTGGTCTTGCAGGAGGACATTCTGCAAGTTATACTCCTTCAATAATAGATCCAATAATGCAGGGATTTACTCAAAATGCAGCAAGAATGATAGATCCAACTTACACTGTTAATGTTTTATGCAATTATTTCTTAAGTTTTTCATCAACATTTGCTGTAATTTTAGTAGGATGGTTTGTAACTGATAGAATAGTAGAGCCTTTTTTATGGAGAACTATGCCTATTGATAAAGATGCGGTAGTAGAAAATACTGATATATCTCTGGTAAGTAAAAAAGAAAATAAGGCTTTCAATATTGCTATATTAGTTTTAATATCTATGATTATTATTTTAATAGCCTTGCTTGTACCTAAAAACTCTTTATTAAGAGCTCCTGACGGACAGTTAACTACACCTGATGCACCTATTATGCAGGCAATAGTGCCAGTTATATTTTTGTTTTTGGTAATACCTGGATTTGTATATGGAAAATTAACTAATAAATTCAAAACATCAAGAGATTTCAGCGGTGCTATGGCTGATAGTATAAAAAATCTAGCATCATTTTTAACATTTGCTTTTTTCTGTTCTCAGTTTTTATATATGTTTGGAACTTCAAATGTAGGTACATTGATGGCTATATCAGGCGCTGAGTTTTTGAAATCTTTGAATATGCCTCCTCAGGTAACCATAGCTGGTATTATACTGCTTACAGGAGTATTAGATATATTAATAAGTTCTGCTTCATCTAAATGGGCTATAATGGCTCCGGTTCTTGTACCTATGCTTATGGCTGTTGGTATATCTCCGGAATTGACTCAAGCATCATACAGAGTAAGCGATTCTGCTATGAACATTGTAACTCCTATGTTTTCATTTTATCCTTTGATTATTTCTTACTGTCAAAAATATTGTAAGAAAACAGGAGTAGGCACATTATCTTCAATGATGATACCTTATAGTATAGGAATATTTATTGCATTGCTTATAATGCTTTATGGTTTCTGGGCATTGAATATACCTATAGGTTTTAATAGCGGATATGTTTATCCTCCTGTTCATTAA
- the pepT gene encoding peptidase T — protein sequence MISNEDIKKIQIDSFFKYVKIASQSKGGSNTIPSSEGQMKLAGILADDLKTLGLKNIVLNNNAIVTALLPKNKDNVYSVGFVAHLDTVDIGLDGNVNPQILNFKGDDFYLNKEKNIIFKVSEHNEINNYIGEDIIFSDGTSVLGADNKAAIATIMSALKYIIENNIEHGDIYIAFVPDEEIGLLGSKELDLNVFKPDFAYTIDSCEIGEIVYETFNAATAIINIEGVTAHPMSAKNVLVNPILIAIDIANEFDRKETPECTEKKEGYIWVQGISGNQRNASLRLSIRDHNKSLYENKKLKVKEAVEKYTKLNPRANIELNLQDVYSNISDSIKDDRFAIDVMYESMKNLNIEPKTLSMRGGTDGSVLSSKGLLTPNYFTGAHNFHSIYEFLPISSFYKSLQTTIEIIKIISSK from the coding sequence ATGATTAGTAATGAAGATATTAAAAAAATTCAAATAGATAGTTTTTTTAAATATGTAAAAATAGCAAGTCAGAGCAAGGGAGGTTCAAACACTATACCAAGTTCTGAAGGACAAATGAAACTTGCTGGTATTCTTGCTGACGATTTAAAAACTTTGGGATTAAAAAATATTGTATTGAATAATAATGCCATAGTTACAGCATTGCTTCCTAAAAATAAAGATAATGTATATTCTGTTGGCTTTGTGGCTCATCTTGATACTGTTGATATAGGACTTGATGGAAATGTTAATCCTCAAATATTAAATTTCAAAGGTGATGATTTTTATTTGAATAAAGAAAAAAATATAATATTCAAAGTATCAGAACATAATGAAATAAATAATTATATAGGTGAGGATATTATATTTTCAGATGGAACTAGCGTACTTGGTGCAGATAATAAAGCGGCAATAGCGACTATTATGTCGGCATTAAAATATATCATAGAAAATAATATAGAACATGGTGATATATACATAGCATTTGTACCTGATGAGGAGATTGGACTATTAGGTTCTAAGGAATTGGATTTGAATGTGTTTAAACCTGATTTTGCATACACAATAGATTCATGCGAAATAGGGGAGATTGTGTATGAAACATTTAATGCTGCTACTGCAATTATAAATATAGAAGGCGTAACTGCTCATCCTATGAGTGCAAAAAATGTATTGGTTAATCCTATATTAATAGCCATAGATATAGCCAATGAATTTGACAGAAAAGAAACTCCTGAATGTACAGAAAAAAAGGAAGGTTATATTTGGGTTCAGGGTATAAGCGGAAATCAGAGAAATGCATCTTTAAGATTGAGCATAAGAGATCATAATAAATCTCTTTATGAAAATAAAAAACTAAAGGTAAAAGAGGCTGTTGAAAAATATACAAAGTTAAACCCTAGAGCTAATATAGAATTAAATCTTCAAGATGTGTACAGCAATATATCAGACTCTATAAAAGATGATAGATTTGCAATAGATGTTATGTATGAGTCTATGAAAAATCTTAATATAGAGCCTAAAACTTTATCTATGAGAGGCGGCACTGATGGTTCTGTTTTATCATCGAAAGGTCTTCTTACTCCTAATTATTTCACCGGTGCTCATAATTTTCATTCTATATATGAGTTTCTGCCTATATCTTCATTTTATAAGAGTTTACAAACTACCATTGAAATAATAAAAATTATATCTTCTAAATGA
- a CDS encoding type II toxin-antitoxin system RelB/DinJ family antitoxin: MSEITIKIDDKLKNEADKLFNDLGLDFNTAINIFLRTSINTQSIPFKIEKTKQLDINNDEDNFYNEENIKFLKEGYLELKSGLGHKRELLNE, translated from the coding sequence ATGTCAGAAATAACTATTAAAATTGATGATAAATTAAAAAATGAAGCTGATAAACTTTTTAATGATCTTGGCTTGGATTTTAATACAGCTATTAATATATTTTTGAGAACCTCTATAAATACTCAGTCTATTCCATTCAAAATAGAAAAAACTAAACAATTAGATATAAATAATGATGAAGATAATTTTTACAACGAAGAAAATATAAAATTTTTAAAAGAAGGATATTTGGAATTAAAATCTGGATTAGGGCATAAAAGAGAGTTATTAAATGAATAA
- a CDS encoding Txe/YoeB family addiction module toxin: protein MNKIFYDKAWEDYLYFQKNDKKILQKINDLIKDIERNGLLIGIGKPERLKGELNGLYSRRINYEHRLVYYIEDNNLFIVGCKTHYKNN, encoded by the coding sequence ATGAATAAAATTTTTTATGATAAAGCTTGGGAAGATTATCTTTATTTTCAAAAGAATGACAAAAAAATATTACAGAAAATTAATGATCTTATAAAAGATATAGAAAGAAATGGCTTATTAATTGGTATAGGAAAACCAGAGAGGTTAAAGGGTGAATTAAATGGATTGTATTCAAGGAGAATAAATTATGAGCATAGATTAGTATATTATATTGAAGATAATAATTTATTTATAGTTGGATGTAAAACTCATTATAAAAATAATTAA
- a CDS encoding valine--tRNA ligase: MKHTLEGAYTPKNIEDKLYNFWKENGFFHAVMDKNKEPYSIVIPPPNVTGVLHMGHGLNNTLQDILIRFHRMLGKCTLWMPGTDHAGIATQNVVERRLKAEGKNKHDLGREAFVKKTWEVANEHHSIIVKQLEKIGCSCDWDRERFTLDEGLSNAVREVFVELYNQGLIYRGKYLINYCPSCGTALANDEVEHEEVAGALYHVKYQIEGKDEYIEIATTRPETILADVAIAVHPDDERYAHLTEQDILILPIVGRKLRLVKDTYVDKEFGTGALKITPAHDPNDFAIAQRHNLEIINILNADGTFNENTPANYQGKIVKEARALIIHELEKIGAFVGKDNIKHQVGHCYRCHNVVEPYYSDQWFVKMKPLAEKAYKAVNDGNTKIYPERWINTYNHWMTDIRDWCISRQLWWGHRIPVWYCDDCGEMMVSKTDITECTKCKSKNIHQDEDVLDTWFSSWLWPFSTFGWPEVNEELKYFYPTTALVTGYDILFFWVARMIMAGTHFMNDVPFKDVYLNGLIRDKIGRKMSKSLGNGIDPIEIIDEHGADAFRFTLSFITSLGGQDIWLDRELFKMGGKFANKIYNSAKYIFGNIDDNANIKDLDTYTLENKDKWILSRLQKAIESTTQKLKEYRFDEASQTIYKFYWNEFCDWYIEISKFDLKDESKKEKTIAVLLYVLEESMAMIHPFMPFITEEIYSNLPKHNIDSKALMIREYPKANAKYIFEDIEKDFNLIQDIVSGIRNSRSSFNLPPNKKLDVIIRYTSDYFKNTAESYKDIISALSLTESLNIVSSAESERNKGSFVKVFEGGEINVNLVGIIDLEAEKKRLEKEAAGYKKDLEAVNKKLSNENFMKKAKQEAIDTENRKKKEFEDKLKGIEEVLSSL; this comes from the coding sequence ATGAAACATACTTTAGAAGGGGCATACACCCCTAAAAATATTGAGGACAAATTATATAATTTCTGGAAAGAGAATGGATTTTTCCATGCTGTTATGGATAAAAATAAAGAACCATATTCTATAGTCATACCTCCTCCAAATGTTACAGGCGTTCTTCATATGGGACATGGCCTTAATAATACGCTTCAGGATATACTTATAAGATTCCATAGAATGCTTGGAAAATGTACTTTATGGATGCCGGGAACCGACCATGCAGGTATTGCCACTCAAAATGTTGTTGAAAGAAGATTAAAGGCTGAAGGAAAAAATAAACATGATTTAGGAAGAGAGGCATTCGTTAAAAAAACTTGGGAAGTTGCTAATGAACATCACTCTATAATAGTAAAACAGTTAGAAAAAATAGGATGTTCATGCGATTGGGACAGAGAGAGATTTACACTTGATGAAGGACTTAGCAATGCTGTAAGAGAGGTATTCGTTGAGCTTTATAATCAAGGTTTAATATATAGAGGAAAATATCTTATTAACTATTGTCCTAGCTGCGGTACTGCTTTGGCTAATGATGAAGTAGAACATGAAGAAGTTGCTGGTGCTTTATATCATGTTAAATACCAAATAGAAGGAAAAGATGAATATATTGAAATAGCCACTACAAGACCTGAAACTATTTTGGCTGACGTTGCTATTGCTGTTCACCCAGATGATGAAAGATATGCACATCTTACAGAACAAGATATTTTAATACTTCCTATAGTAGGCAGAAAATTAAGATTAGTAAAAGATACTTATGTTGATAAAGAGTTTGGTACAGGAGCTTTAAAAATCACTCCAGCCCATGACCCTAATGACTTTGCTATAGCTCAAAGACATAATCTAGAAATAATAAATATACTTAATGCAGATGGTACATTCAATGAAAATACACCTGCCAATTATCAGGGTAAAATAGTTAAAGAGGCAAGGGCTTTAATAATACATGAACTTGAAAAAATAGGTGCTTTCGTTGGAAAAGATAATATTAAACACCAAGTAGGACACTGTTACAGATGTCATAATGTTGTAGAGCCTTATTACAGCGATCAATGGTTTGTAAAAATGAAGCCTTTAGCAGAAAAAGCTTACAAGGCTGTTAATGACGGCAATACAAAAATATATCCAGAAAGATGGATTAACACTTATAATCACTGGATGACTGATATCAGAGATTGGTGTATAAGCAGACAATTATGGTGGGGACATAGAATTCCTGTTTGGTACTGTGATGACTGCGGCGAGATGATGGTTTCAAAAACAGATATTACAGAATGTACTAAGTGTAAATCTAAAAATATTCATCAGGATGAAGATGTACTTGATACTTGGTTTTCTTCTTGGTTATGGCCTTTCTCTACTTTCGGATGGCCTGAAGTTAATGAAGAATTAAAATACTTCTACCCTACTACTGCACTTGTTACAGGTTATGATATATTATTTTTCTGGGTTGCTAGAATGATTATGGCAGGAACTCATTTTATGAATGATGTGCCTTTCAAAGATGTTTATCTTAACGGACTTATAAGAGATAAAATCGGAAGAAAAATGTCTAAGAGTTTAGGAAACGGCATTGACCCTATAGAAATAATTGATGAGCATGGAGCTGATGCATTCAGATTCACTTTATCATTCATAACTTCATTAGGCGGTCAGGATATTTGGCTTGACAGAGAACTTTTCAAAATGGGAGGAAAGTTTGCTAATAAAATCTACAACAGTGCTAAATATATTTTTGGTAACATCGATGATAATGCTAATATAAAAGATTTAGATACTTACACTCTTGAAAATAAAGACAAATGGATATTATCAAGACTTCAGAAAGCTATTGAATCAACTACTCAGAAATTAAAAGAGTATAGATTTGATGAGGCTTCTCAAACAATTTATAAATTCTACTGGAATGAATTCTGTGATTGGTACATAGAAATAAGTAAATTCGATTTGAAAGACGAAAGCAAGAAAGAAAAAACTATTGCCGTTCTTTTATATGTACTTGAAGAATCAATGGCTATGATTCACCCATTTATGCCATTCATCACAGAAGAAATTTATTCTAATTTACCAAAGCATAATATTGATTCAAAAGCATTAATGATTAGAGAGTATCCAAAAGCTAATGCTAAATATATATTTGAAGATATAGAAAAAGATTTCAACTTGATTCAAGATATAGTTTCAGGAATAAGAAATTCACGTTCATCATTTAATTTGCCTCCAAATAAAAAACTTGATGTAATAATTCGCTATACTTCAGACTATTTCAAAAATACTGCAGAAAGCTATAAGGATATTATATCAGCACTTTCACTTACAGAATCATTGAATATAGTTTCTTCAGCAGAGAGCGAGAGAAATAAAGGTTCATTCGTTAAAGTATTTGAAGGCGGTGAGATAAATGTTAATCTTGTAGGCATAATAGATTTAGAAGCAGAGAAGAAAAGATTAGAAAAAGAAGCAGCAGGATACAAAAAAGATTTAGAAGCTGTAAACAAAAAACTTTCTAATGAAAACTTTATGAAGAAAGCTAAACAGGAAGCTATTGACACTGAAAACAGAAAGAAAAAAGAGTTTGAAGATAAATTAAAAGGTATAGAAGAAGTTTTATCTTCTCTATAA
- a CDS encoding class I SAM-dependent methyltransferase, giving the protein MFVNIENFDIEILDEINNILDIDTNGNKISEMFYIERKFLNGIIRKLKPKKILEIGVAAGGSSAIILNAIKDINNANLYSVDYLDMFYRDANKKVGFIIDEKFSHLNYKRHLYTGGVVGKFIDNIGGDIDVCILDAMHSNPGEILDFLMVLPYLKKNAVIIIHDIFISYTCSSLFETLQGEKFTPNIGNKLEAINYAGIGAVVLNDNINDIIENCILLLIKNWNYMPNDIDIKYAIEIFKKNYNSNIVDTFNKIAVKNYINFKVKEEKENFIKSYIDNVNKKAWWIPIKKIRNDFRVKKLSLISELSYKDSFNTKDDIYNKTFL; this is encoded by the coding sequence ATGTTTGTAAATATAGAAAATTTTGACATTGAAATTTTAGACGAAATAAATAATATTTTGGATATTGATACAAATGGAAATAAAATTAGTGAAATGTTTTATATAGAAAGAAAGTTTCTAAATGGTATTATTAGAAAATTAAAACCTAAAAAAATTTTAGAAATTGGTGTTGCTGCTGGAGGAAGTTCAGCTATTATTTTAAATGCTATAAAAGATATTAATAATGCTAATTTATATTCTGTAGATTATTTAGATATGTTTTACAGAGATGCCAATAAAAAAGTTGGATTCATAATAGATGAAAAATTTAGCCATTTAAATTATAAACGTCATTTATATACTGGTGGTGTAGTTGGTAAATTTATAGATAATATAGGCGGTGATATAGATGTTTGTATTTTAGATGCTATGCATTCAAATCCTGGAGAAATATTAGATTTTTTAATGGTTTTACCTTATCTAAAGAAAAATGCTGTTATTATTATACATGATATATTCATATCATATACTTGTTCATCATTATTTGAAACATTACAAGGAGAAAAATTTACTCCTAATATAGGTAATAAACTAGAAGCCATTAATTATGCTGGAATAGGAGCTGTAGTATTAAACGATAATATAAATGACATTATAGAAAATTGTATTCTATTATTGATAAAAAATTGGAATTATATGCCTAATGATATAGATATCAAATATGCAATTGAAATTTTCAAAAAAAATTATAATAGCAATATAGTTGATACTTTTAATAAAATTGCTGTAAAAAATTATATTAATTTCAAAGTTAAAGAAGAAAAAGAAAATTTTATAAAAAGTTATATTGATAATGTAAATAAAAAGGCTTGGTGGATACCAATAAAAAAAATAAGAAATGATTTTAGAGTAAAGAAATTGTCATTAATTAGTGAATTATCTTATAAAGATTCTTTTAATACAAAAGATGATATATATAATAAAACTTTTCTATAA
- a CDS encoding bifunctional folylpolyglutamate synthase/dihydrofolate synthase → MDNMNEALDYIYSFMGKKTLHKNSFNHINNVKGILKILGYKQIFKVIHVTGTKGKGSTTLVLSKMLSSIGYKAGAFISPHIINERERISINEEWISEEDFINITKKIKNIIDNNEIYSNTTVFEIFTIMGLYYFFIKGVDYACIEVGIGGKLDCTNIVESYISILTSISYDHMEILGYTIEEITTQKAGIIKPNSVVISAYQEKNSIKIIEDISKENNSKLYVFKRDFDAEIILNSNEKLEFNYLENDKKYNFSTVLLGEHQSENISLAFKALNILLKADNNHTEKNINKAVKSLKDFSINARLTFMHKNPDIIVDGAHNSKSLERILNTIYKWYDDIIILFAPLSQKDIKNMSDVLKRHASLIILSSPDNISYKETDSYKTYQYFKDNTNVKHIPNFHDAVENLKSINKTNKPVLVIGSLYAASEFISLYKNRDI, encoded by the coding sequence ATGGATAATATGAATGAAGCCTTAGACTATATATACTCATTTATGGGTAAAAAAACACTGCATAAAAATAGTTTTAATCATATAAACAATGTAAAAGGTATATTAAAAATTTTGGGATATAAACAGATTTTTAAAGTTATACATGTTACAGGAACAAAAGGAAAAGGATCTACTACATTAGTATTATCTAAAATGCTTTCATCTATAGGTTATAAGGCTGGAGCTTTCATATCCCCTCATATAATAAATGAAAGAGAAAGAATATCTATAAATGAAGAATGGATAAGTGAAGAAGATTTTATCAATATAACTAAAAAAATAAAGAATATTATAGATAATAATGAAATATATAGTAATACAACAGTATTTGAAATATTTACAATAATGGGTCTGTATTACTTTTTTATAAAGGGTGTTGATTATGCATGTATTGAAGTTGGTATAGGAGGAAAATTGGATTGTACTAATATAGTAGAATCTTATATAAGCATTCTCACATCAATATCTTATGATCATATGGAAATATTAGGATATACTATAGAAGAAATAACTACCCAAAAAGCAGGTATTATAAAACCTAATTCTGTTGTAATATCAGCATATCAGGAAAAAAATTCTATAAAGATAATAGAAGATATATCAAAAGAAAATAATAGCAAATTATATGTTTTTAAAAGAGATTTTGATGCAGAAATAATACTCAACAGCAATGAAAAATTAGAATTTAATTATTTGGAGAATGATAAAAAATATAATTTTTCAACTGTATTGCTTGGGGAACATCAGTCTGAAAATATATCTCTAGCTTTTAAAGCATTAAATATACTTCTTAAAGCAGATAATAATCACACGGAAAAAAATATTAATAAGGCAGTAAAGTCTTTAAAAGATTTTAGTATCAATGCAAGACTTACTTTTATGCATAAAAATCCTGATATAATAGTAGATGGTGCTCATAATTCAAAATCATTAGAAAGGATACTAAATACTATATATAAATGGTATGATGATATTATAATATTGTTTGCTCCTTTGAGTCAAAAAGATATAAAAAATATGTCTGATGTATTAAAAAGACATGCTTCATTGATAATACTAAGTTCACCGGATAATATATCGTATAAAGAAACAGACAGCTATAAAACTTATCAGTATTTTAAAGATAATACTAATGTTAAGCATATACCAAATTTTCATGATGCAGTTGAAAATTTAAAATCTATTAATAAAACCAATAAGCCAGTACTTGTAATAGGTTCACTATATGCTGCAAGTGAATTTATAAGTTTATATAAAAATAGGGATATATAA